The DNA segment ATATAGTTACTCCAAAAAAATTAAATTTAATCAAAAATATTATTTGTGATACTTAAAATTCTACTTTTAATTTACTAATAAACTCACTACCTAAGACAAAGAAACTAGCTATAAGCATCAATTACCGCTTTACCTAAAAGCATCACAGACACTACAAATATTCTTTCTGCACTAATAAGTAATATTGATGAAGCAGCTTGTAGATAATACCATAAAAGGCATAATAGTGAAAACTACTATATAATGGAACAAATGATAAAATAAACAGTAATATCCCTAAATAATATTTCCTGTTTTTTTTCATAAAACTACCTATTGCTTAGTTATAGATGTTTGTATAGATATTTTTAATGCTTGTGCAGTATCATCAGTACTCATACTATAGGCATATCTGTTTTGTATATAACCTGCTGTAGTACTTATGGTACATGTATAAATCCAGCTATTTAGGATATTCTTTGCTGAGTATTTCTAGTAGGTGATACTTACATAGAAACGTATATACCAATCTGTATTTAGATATATATGTTGGAATACATTGTACTTGTATTGCCACTTGAATTTGATAAATTGGTAGCTTAGAGAAATAAGCATTTTCACCAGTTGCTGATATCTTGATATTTTTAGGCTGATAGTTATCATTATGAGCAAATCCTAGCATCATCAAACTTTATTGCTACTCTTTCAATAGATATTGCCGCTCAACCACTTGCCTCACTAACAGCAATAATCACATCATGGTTATATTCTTTAATTAAGCTGTCCAACCTATCAACAGAGTCCTTAAATGAAACTGGAAGTTGTTTTTTGATGATTTTAGCTCCATCTATATTATTAGGAATTTGCTTAACTGCTCGCCATGGGTTTATCTTCTAACCATCAAAAGAAGCAAAACCTGTTATAAGTACAGTTTGTTTGCTGAAACAGCAAAAGCTAATAATATAATTGCTTAATAAAAATTTTTTCATTATCACCTACTCATATAAACCTTTAACTAAATTATCAGATTTTGTTTTAGCACTTTTAGTTATATTTCTGATTAAATTTAGTAGCTCATGATAGTGATTAAAATCTTTTGCAGCATATATTGCAGCATTTAGCTCTTTTAAAATATCTTTTAGCTGTGGAAATACTTCTGCAACCTCAAGTAATGAAAATATTTGCTTATCAACTTTAGTATTTGCCCAGCCAATAATTGCTCTTTGTAGCTGAATATTGTCTTTGTTAGTACAAGCTGTTTTTATCTCTTTTAAGACAGTAACTTTTTGTTGTAGCTCAGCTTGCTTTTCACCAGCTTTAGTAGTGACTTTTTTTGTGACTTTACACTTTATAAGCAATATAAATGTTATAAACCATAAGATAAAAAGCCCTATGGCAACATCACGCCAAAAAGTATCTTTAATGATCTTTTGTACAACTTGTAAAGATAATGGCTGACCATTAGCAACAAAACTAGAGCTTGGAATATTACCTTTTTGAACATCAAAAGTTTTAGCATCTATACTGGCTACTTTTGATTTATGATTGTCAACATCAAACCACTTAAGCTTGATTGCTGGAATAGTTGCTTTGCCTTGTTTAACTGGCATATAACCAATTTTATAGGTAGCAATACCAGTTAATTGACCAGCCTGCTCGATATCTTGTAGCTCTGGCTTTTCAGGGTAGACATTAAAATCATCAGAGGATTTGAACTCTAGCTTTGGAATATCATTACTTAAGACGCCTCTTGCTTTAATATTGACAGTTCTAGTTAGAAGCTCACCTTCTTTTATATTTTTGTCAGTAGACCAATTATCTCTAACTTGCACATCAGCTGCTGGAAACCAATCATTGATACTTATGTCATTTGGAATCGGTTTAACCTTGATAAGTTTTGCCTCTGTCGAGAAATATTTTACTCGAGTACCTAGCTGCCCGAAAGTATTTGGAATTGTTGCTTCCAAAACAATAGCTGGCACACGTATAGTTCCTGTAGTATTAGGGATTATCAAAAAGCTTTCTTCAACAACATCATAAATCTTACCATTAATACGTTTTTGATAAGTTTTTCTATGATTAGTTTGTTTTATCTCAGAATTTTTTATATCAAACGGCTTAGGTTGCAGGCTTAGAATAGGTATTGCATAATATAGTCTCAAAGTATATAAAACTGGAAAATTAACATAAGTTTCATCTGTAGCTAATGAACTTATAGCAAACAAATCCTGATAATTACTCTCCTCATCATTTGAGAGCTTGTTATCAACCTCTATACTTATCGGCTTTGTAATTTGGTCACCAACTTTGATTTCTGGTATTGTTAGCTCACCAGTTTTATTTGGCATAAGAGTTACAATCATTTCAAATTGAGAACTCTGTTGGCCATTGATAATAGTTGTTTTACTACTAGTTCTAGTGTTATAGACGGTAAAATCTTTATCTAAAACATCTAAATCTGGCTGTGTATCAAAGTTATCCAAATGCAACACTAATTCAAATGTCTCACCTTTTTCAAGATGAGTTCTATCAACACTGGCTGAGACATTAGCATAAATTAGATTCAAAATAGCTACTGATAATATAAATACACTTATTAGTTTAAACAACTTAGTTTTCACACTTGTCTCCTATCATTCTCTGGTAGTCACGTGCAAATTTATTTTTAAGAAGTCCACCAGGATCATCATCTATCATTGATAAAAGCTTATTTGCTTCCTTATTATTAAGGTCTTTTTGGCGCTGATCGATTTTAGCTTGCTCATTCTTGTTTTGTTGTTCTTGTTGATCCTTATTATCCTTATTATCCTTATTATCCTTATTATCCTTATTATCCTTATTATCCTTATTATCCTTATTATCCTTATTATCCTTATTATCCTTATTATCCTTATTATCCTTATTATCCTTATTATCCTTATTATCCTTATTATCCTTATTATCCTTATTATCCTTATTATCCTTATTATCCTTATTATCCTTATTATCCTTATTATGTAAATTCTGCTGTTGTTTTTGCTGTTTTTCTAACTCTTTAGCAATCTCTAAATTATTTTTTGCATCTTCAAAATCTGGTCTTTTTTCGATAGCTTGTCTATAAGCATCTATCGCCTTGGCGTACTCTCCAAGATGAGTAAGTGAGTTTCCCTGATTATATAACCCCTTTGCTGATCTGTCTTTTTTAAATTCTTCATAAGCTTTTTGATAATCTCCAGCTTTATAATAAGAAACTCCTTTCCAATTACTATTTTCAAAAGCATGAACAGCCTTTTTAACATCACCGTTATTATAGTAATTCATACCCTGTTGATCTTTTGTCAACCATAAATCACCCCACTTAATTGCTAGGCAAATACTTGGCACTAGTAACAAAATAACCATTAATTTTCTTAACGACATACTCTTTCCAAAATACCTCTTCTAAAAAGAAATATACTCAAAATAGTCACCAACCATATAAAATATATACCCTCATCTTGCCAAAAAATATTTGCTGACTGCTCTTTTGACTCTTTTGTGCTGCTTACTTGCTGTTCTGATAATAAGCTTTTAATATCACTATTACTAGCTGTTAGCGTCACTAATTTTCCAGACCCTGCCGTTGCTAAAGTTTCAAGCTTATTTAAATCAATACCAAAGTATTGAATATTCCCATGACTATCTTTTAGATAATTACCTTTTTCATCCTTAGCTATCCCTCCCATAGGAGTTCCTATCGCATAGACATCAGTTTTTATTCCTTGTTGTGCAAGCTGCTTTGCTGCACTTACTGCTTGTGGAGATGGTGATGAATCTGTTATTAAAATTATTTGTCCTCTCTGTGCTCCAGCTTGGTCAATTAGCTGCGCTGATTTTTTAAGAGCTTTATAGATATTATGCCCTTGTACTGGAACTATATCTGAGTTAATTACCGTAACAAGAGCTTCAATAGTATTAGCGTCTGAAGTAAGCGGTGATACCACAAATGGCTCACTTGAGAAGACTATCATACCGACTTGTCCTTCCTTTATCCAACGCAGAATGTCAAATATCTTATACTTAGCTCGCTCTAGTCTACTTGGTGAAATATCTGTAGTATCCATAGATTGCGAAACATCTAATGCTATAACTCTTGATATGTTTTTTTGGTAAACTGGCACATCCTTATATTTCCAAGTTGGTCCAGCTAAACTAAAGATAGCGACAACCCAAATAAACAAAAATATCAATGGTATAAGTGTTTTTTTAAATGCTGATTGCTGACCAACTAGTATATGCTCTAATAAATGGCTATCACAATATTTAGCCCAGCCGTTTGCTTGTGATGAATGCTTCAAAAGCAATATCACAAAGATCACGGCAGGAACAATAGCTAAAAGCCACCAAGGTCTTAAAAAATGAAAAGTCATTTTAATATACTCTCCTGCGTTTTAACCATATAGTTGCCATAATAAAACTCAAAATCAATGCTAGACCAAGACTCCATGGATACAAATATGTCACTTGTCTAACAACAGTTTTATCGGATTCTATTGGCTCAAGTTTATCTATTGACTCATATACTTTCTTAAGATCACTACTATTTTGTGCTCTAAAGTATTTACCTCTAGTCATTGCAGCAATTTTCTCTAATACAGTTGTATCAAGGTCATCAGAAGTATTTATCAATCTTTGGCCAAAAGTAGTCTCAACAATCATTTGACCACCACCTAAACCAATAGTATAGATCTTTATATGATATTGTTTAGCAATTTCTGCCACTTGCAGTGGTTGTAGTGTACCAGAATTATTCTCACCATCAGTTAGTAAAATTAGAGCCTTAGAATCACCAGGATATTTTTTGAGATGTTTAACCGCTAAGCCGATGGCATCACCAATAGCTGTCTGTGGTCCAGGTAAGGCAATACTAGCATCATCAAGCATTTTTTTGACTGTAGCAATATCAAAAGTTAATGGCGTTTGTAGATATGCTCTAGTTCCAAAAAGTATCAAACCAACTCTATCACCCTTTCGTGTATTGAGAAACTGATTAGCTACACGTATCACTAGATCAAACCTTGACTCCATTTGTCCATTAGGTTTTTTCATATCTTGGATAGCCATACTTCCAGATAAATCTATAGCCATGATTAGATCTCTACCACTTCTAGGTAAACTAATCGGTTTACCTAACCATTGTATACCTGACCCTGAGATAATCAAAAGTATCCAAATAGCGCTTAGTAGATACTTAAAATAATTTGCCATCTTGAAATTATATTTACTAGCATGACCAATTTGAGATTCTAGTTGTTCAAAAAATGGCGTTTTCAAAGCTAACTGTTTATCTTGCCTTGCTCTTGGGAGTAACCAATAAGCCAAAAGTGGTAAAATAATAAGAGCCAAAAAACATGGATATTCTATATTTATCATAGAACTCTCCTTAACCACTGTTCTGCCACAGCCATAATTTCATTTAATGTCGCTCTATCTAGCTCAACTGGTTTATAGCTATTCTCAAGCATATTAGCTTTAGTATTTTTGAAATTTTGTTGCTTAAATTTTGCATCTAAAAATTCAAGCCACTGCTGACCATGCAAGGTTTTAACTGATTCATTAGAAAACTTTTGTAAAGCCACTCTTTTTAGATATACTGAAATATCTTGTAGAACTTCTCTAGGCTTTTGCTGATAAGTATTTTCTATAGTTTTTCTAAAATCATTTATTACTGAATCTTTATACTGCTTTATTTTTTTGCGCAAATGTAAAAATACCACACTAACTATAATAACCAAGATAACTATTGCTAAAAGTAGCCACCAACCATAGGCTAATGGCCACCATTTAGAAACTTTGTCTGGCAAATAAATATCCCTTAATTGCTCTAAAAGATTATTAGTTTGCATAACTAGCTATCCCATAATTTATTGTTTTAATTAAATCATCATTTGTTGCTACTTCAATAAAGCCTGTTTTATTATTACGCGAAAAATCTTTTATCTCAGTATATCTATTTTGATATATTTTTTTATAAATCCTACTTTGCTGCTCACTAACACTATCTAGAGCAACTCTTCGCTTACCATCACTGAAATAATAGGTATCTAAGGCAGGTAATTCTTTTTCTATAGGATCATAACTAAAAATATTGATTATGGCATTTTTAGCACTTAAAAGCTTAAGATATTGTTTTGCCTCTTGATTAAAACTACTAAAATCGCTAATCACGATAACAACACTATTACTACGAATTTTTGCATAAAGAAACTTTATAACATCTGCAAGCTTTTTATCTGAATTTAGCTGATACTGTTTGGTATCACTAGCAACAAAATTAAACATTTTCACTAAAGCTGACTTATCTTGTTTAGCAGCATAAAAGTTATAGCCTTTATCATCAAAAATAATACCGCCAACTTTATCATGCGCACCTAAAGCTCCAAAGCCAAGCAAAGCTAAAATATTTGCCGCCTTAACACTTTTAAAGCACTCTTTAGTACCAAATTTCATTGTAGTATTTTGATCTAAAATAAAATAAAGGTTACGCTCACGCTCCTCATGGTAAACTTTGGTATATGGTTTACCAAGTCTTGCAGTCAAAGCCCAATGCATCATACGGATATCATCACCTGCTTGATAATGCCTAACCTCATCAAAATCCATGCCACGACCTTTAGCCTTAGAAATATTATTGCCAACATTAGTGGTGTTTACCCTTTGATTGGCAAATAGTTTTAGCGCTTTAGCTTGGTAACGATAGCTTAAAAGCTCCTTTATATAAGGCTTAACACCTTTATAACTTTTCATCTAGGCAACCTCTAAGGGATAGGCACTGCCTTTAGTAATTCAGTAATAACATCATCACTAGTTACACCATCAACATCAGCTTCAAAAGTTAATAATATCCTATGGCGTAGGACTTCATAAATTACCGCATGAACATCACTAGGAGAGACATAATCATTACCTGAAAGCCACGCGTGTGCTCGTGCTGCTCTATCTAAAGCTATAGTACCCCTAGAACTAGAGCCAAATGCAATCCATTTTTTGATATTTTGATTATATTTTGCAGGATTTCTGGTTGCTAATATTAGCTGAATAATATATTGTTCGAGTGCCTCAGAAACTTGGACATTTAACACTTCTTTTTGTGCTTTAAAGATAGTTTCTTGGTGAATATTAGGATGTTTTAGCTTATGTCCTAGCGCCTCACCGCGACTTATAGCCAAGATTTTTGCCTCTGTTTTAGGATCTGGATATTCAATCTTAACAAACAGCATAAATCTATCTAATTGCGCTTCAGGAAGTGGGTAAGTTCCTTCTTGCTCAATAGGATTTTGTGTTGCCATAACTATAAACAAATTAGATAGTGGATAGGTTTTCTTACCAACTGTTATTTGCTTCTCACCCATTGCTTCAAGTAGTGCAGATTGCACCTTGGCAGGAGCCCTATTAATCTCATCAGCAAGCAATAAGTTGTGAAATAATGGCCCGGACTGAAATTCAAAGCTTTGTTGTTGTGGTATATAAATTTCTGTACCTGTCAAATCCGCAGGTAAAAGATCAGGGGTAAATTGTACTCTATGATATGAGCAATCTATACTCTCCGACAATGTCTTAATAGCTGTTGTCTTAGCTAATCCAGGTGCACCCTCTACAAGTAGATGCCCTCCTGATAATAAAGCGATTAATAGCCGATTATTAAGATTTTCTTGACCAACAACACGATTGTTTAAAAATTCTAATAATTCTTGAAAAAGATTATATACCGACACAGATTTCCTCCAAAATCTTAAAGTACCTTCTTAGAATATAGAGTCTGTTATTAGTTTTTCAAGAGCTTAATTCTGATATAGTTAATTTACAAAGACTAAATACTATTATAAAATCTAAACATTAAACATATAAATGAAACAAGATAATGGAAAAAATTAAACTTTTAGCTACCTATATATTAGCTACATTTGCTCTAGCTAGCTGCTCGAATAACGCTAGCTTTTCTAATGATTTAAGCTCTGCTGGTGATTCTATTGTCAGATTCGTGAACGGCACATTCTCTGCTGAACTTTATAATACTAGTTTACAAAGCGTTTATAACGCTACGCTACTAGCACTAAATAACAGCAATATCTATAGCGTAAAGAATAATACTATCAATAGTCAAGATGCTGAAATCACTGGTACTTATGCTACAGACAAAAATTTCTTTAACAAGTCCGGGGAAGATAGTTTTGCTATTAGACTTGTTAAAGGGAACCAAGACACTGTCAACTTATTTATCAAAATAGGTAAGCTTGGTGATAAGCAAGCATCGGTTGATCTACTTGCAAACATCCAAACTAGCTTAGGTATATAATTATCATGTCTTCTAAAATCCCTAAAGTATTATCTATTCAGTCACATGTTGCCTATGGTTATGCCGGTAATAAAGCAGCAGTTTTCCCAATGCAAAAGCTTGGGATAGAAGTCTCACCAATATATACAGTACAGCTTTCAAACCATACTCAGTATGATTTTTATAAAGGATCTTTCTTTAGTTCTGAAGATATCCAAAATGTTATAGACGGTATGATAGTAAATGGTTTTTTAGCGCAACAAAATGCCATCTTATCTGGGTATATTGGTAATCTAGGAATTGCCCAGGTTATTGCAAATACGGTTGTAGAGCTTAAAAAATTAAATAGCAACAGCTTATATTGCTGCGATCCTGTCTTTGGTGACAAGTATGATGAAGATGAAAACGGGCATATTTTTGTATCTGCTGATCATCCTAATATTTTTTTAAGCCACTTATTACCTTTAGCCGATATTATTACGCCTAATCTATTTGAGCTTAGTGTTTTGAGTGATTTTCAGATTGGCAATTATGATGATATTATTACAGCTTGTAAAAAACTCATTAGCAAAACAGGTAACTATAACCAAGTAATAATCGTAACTAGTGTTTCGTTTAGTAACGATAAAACCGGTATAGCTATATATCAACATGATAACTTCTCATATCTTGAATCTCCTAAATACAAAGTTCAATCTAAGGTTAGTGGCTCCGGTGATATAACAGCAGCGATGTTTTTAAGCTATCTTTTAAAAGGTAAAGACCTAGAAGAAACTCTTAAAGCAGTAACACAATGCTTAGATGGCCTTTTTAGAGTAACTCAAGAATTAAACACCAATGAAATAGCCTTAATTCAGGCACAGGAGTATATTAGATAATGGATCGCTATAGTAAAATCACAAATGTACATAACTATAAAAGAGAGATCGTCCTGCTTAAAAGTCGTCCTTGTGCTTATGGCAAATGTACATTTTGTGACTATATTTTAGACAACTCTAGAAATATCGATGAGATCAATGCTATAAATTTTGAAGTTTTAGAAAACGTTACTGGTGAGTTTGGCATATTAGAAATAATCAATTCTGGTAATGTTTTTGAACTTCCTCAAGTAACCAAACAGCGTATCAAAAAAATAATAAATAAAAAAAATATAAAGCTGCTTTTCGTTGAAGCACACTGGATGTATAAAGACCATCTACATAAAATTAAAGATATATTTAAGACTGACATCTTTATAAAAACAGGCTTAGAGAGTTTTAATAATGATTTTAGGGAGAAACTCCTTAACAAAGGTTTTTATCATGATTCACCCCAACAATTAAGTCAACTTTTTGACTCTGTGTGTTTATTAATAGGTGTCAAAGGACAAACCAAAGAGATTATCAAAAAAGATATTGAAATTGCTAAGAGATACTTCAAACACACTACTTTGAAC comes from the Francisella persica ATCC VR-331 genome and includes:
- a CDS encoding BatD family protein, whose amino-acid sequence is MKTKLFKLISVFILSVAILNLIYANVSASVDRTHLEKGETFELVLHLDNFDTQPDLDVLDKDFTVYNTRTSSKTTIINGQQSSQFEMIVTLMPNKTGELTIPEIKVGDQITKPISIEVDNKLSNDEESNYQDLFAISSLATDETYVNFPVLYTLRLYYAIPILSLQPKPFDIKNSEIKQTNHRKTYQKRINGKIYDVVEESFLIIPNTTGTIRVPAIVLEATIPNTFGQLGTRVKYFSTEAKLIKVKPIPNDISINDWFPAADVQVRDNWSTDKNIKEGELLTRTVNIKARGVLSNDIPKLEFKSSDDFNVYPEKPELQDIEQAGQLTGIATYKIGYMPVKQGKATIPAIKLKWFDVDNHKSKVASIDAKTFDVQKGNIPSSSFVANGQPLSLQVVQKIIKDTFWRDVAIGLFILWFITFILLIKCKVTKKVTTKAGEKQAELQQKVTVLKEIKTACTNKDNIQLQRAIIGWANTKVDKQIFSLLEVAEVFPQLKDILKELNAAIYAAKDFNHYHELLNLIRNITKSAKTKSDNLVKGLYE
- a CDS encoding tetratricopeptide repeat protein, yielding MSLRKLMVILLLVPSICLAIKWGDLWLTKDQQGMNYYNNGDVKKAVHAFENSNWKGVSYYKAGDYQKAYEEFKKDRSAKGLYNQGNSLTHLGEYAKAIDAYRQAIEKRPDFEDAKNNLEIAKELEKQQKQQQNLHNKDNKDNKDNKDNKDNKDNKDNKDNKDNKDNKDNKDNKDNKDNKDNKDNKDNKDNKDNKDNKDNKDNKDQQEQQNKNEQAKIDQRQKDLNNKEANKLLSMIDDDPGGLLKNKFARDYQRMIGDKCEN
- a CDS encoding vWA domain-containing protein; this encodes MTFHFLRPWWLLAIVPAVIFVILLLKHSSQANGWAKYCDSHLLEHILVGQQSAFKKTLIPLIFLFIWVVAIFSLAGPTWKYKDVPVYQKNISRVIALDVSQSMDTTDISPSRLERAKYKIFDILRWIKEGQVGMIVFSSEPFVVSPLTSDANTIEALVTVINSDIVPVQGHNIYKALKKSAQLIDQAGAQRGQIILITDSSPSPQAVSAAKQLAQQGIKTDVYAIGTPMGGIAKDEKGNYLKDSHGNIQYFGIDLNKLETLATAGSGKLVTLTASNSDIKSLLSEQQVSSTKESKEQSANIFWQDEGIYFIWLVTILSIFLFRRGILERVCR
- a CDS encoding vWA domain-containing protein, producing the protein MINIEYPCFLALIILPLLAYWLLPRARQDKQLALKTPFFEQLESQIGHASKYNFKMANYFKYLLSAIWILLIISGSGIQWLGKPISLPRSGRDLIMAIDLSGSMAIQDMKKPNGQMESRFDLVIRVANQFLNTRKGDRVGLILFGTRAYLQTPLTFDIATVKKMLDDASIALPGPQTAIGDAIGLAVKHLKKYPGDSKALILLTDGENNSGTLQPLQVAEIAKQYHIKIYTIGLGGGQMIVETTFGQRLINTSDDLDTTVLEKIAAMTRGKYFRAQNSSDLKKVYESIDKLEPIESDKTVVRQVTYLYPWSLGLALILSFIMATIWLKRRRVY
- a CDS encoding DUF4381 domain-containing protein, translating into MQTNNLLEQLRDIYLPDKVSKWWPLAYGWWLLLAIVILVIIVSVVFLHLRKKIKQYKDSVINDFRKTIENTYQQKPREVLQDISVYLKRVALQKFSNESVKTLHGQQWLEFLDAKFKQQNFKNTKANMLENSYKPVELDRATLNEIMAVAEQWLRRVL
- a CDS encoding DUF58 domain-containing protein, giving the protein MKSYKGVKPYIKELLSYRYQAKALKLFANQRVNTTNVGNNISKAKGRGMDFDEVRHYQAGDDIRMMHWALTARLGKPYTKVYHEERERNLYFILDQNTTMKFGTKECFKSVKAANILALLGFGALGAHDKVGGIIFDDKGYNFYAAKQDKSALVKMFNFVASDTKQYQLNSDKKLADVIKFLYAKIRSNSVVIVISDFSSFNQEAKQYLKLLSAKNAIINIFSYDPIEKELPALDTYYFSDGKRRVALDSVSEQQSRIYKKIYQNRYTEIKDFSRNNKTGFIEVATNDDLIKTINYGIASYAN
- a CDS encoding AAA family ATPase, with amino-acid sequence MSVYNLFQELLEFLNNRVVGQENLNNRLLIALLSGGHLLVEGAPGLAKTTAIKTLSESIDCSYHRVQFTPDLLPADLTGTEIYIPQQQSFEFQSGPLFHNLLLADEINRAPAKVQSALLEAMGEKQITVGKKTYPLSNLFIVMATQNPIEQEGTYPLPEAQLDRFMLFVKIEYPDPKTEAKILAISRGEALGHKLKHPNIHQETIFKAQKEVLNVQVSEALEQYIIQLILATRNPAKYNQNIKKWIAFGSSSRGTIALDRAARAHAWLSGNDYVSPSDVHAVIYEVLRHRILLTFEADVDGVTSDDVITELLKAVPIP
- a CDS encoding DUF3568 family protein; protein product: MEKIKLLATYILATFALASCSNNASFSNDLSSAGDSIVRFVNGTFSAELYNTSLQSVYNATLLALNNSNIYSVKNNTINSQDAEITGTYATDKNFFNKSGEDSFAIRLVKGNQDTVNLFIKIGKLGDKQASVDLLANIQTSLGI
- the pdxY gene encoding pyridoxal kinase, producing the protein MSSKIPKVLSIQSHVAYGYAGNKAAVFPMQKLGIEVSPIYTVQLSNHTQYDFYKGSFFSSEDIQNVIDGMIVNGFLAQQNAILSGYIGNLGIAQVIANTVVELKKLNSNSLYCCDPVFGDKYDEDENGHIFVSADHPNIFLSHLLPLADIITPNLFELSVLSDFQIGNYDDIITACKKLISKTGNYNQVIIVTSVSFSNDKTGIAIYQHDNFSYLESPKYKVQSKVSGSGDITAAMFLSYLLKGKDLEETLKAVTQCLDGLFRVTQELNTNEIALIQAQEYIR